From Amphritea atlantica, a single genomic window includes:
- a CDS encoding helix-turn-helix transcriptional regulator: MKRIQVVPSWSFRDSGGNQLNPQLFSLLGAIHETGKLTAATSQIGISYRHGWNLLNTWAAFFGLPLVDMQKGKGATLSALGEKLLWAEQRVLARLEPQLDSLASELNLEIHRALEGVSPLLRLHASYGYAVALLPEFSGDIQLDLQYKSAEEALASLNRGVCDVAGFHVPVNGRAGGMSDALYDTYNRHLKPRGHKIIKFITRQQGLMVKPGNPQQISGLKDLLRKEVKFINRQKDSGTRALLDELLRREGINSKKITGFADEEFTHSAVAAFVAAGMADVGMGVKAAASQFGLDFIPLSSEHYLLVCHNKTLKQEAMLRLLKSIRGEAFQQAVIKLPGYSPDCCGEVVSVDSIFTG; encoded by the coding sequence ATGAAGCGAATTCAAGTTGTTCCAAGCTGGTCGTTCCGGGACTCTGGCGGTAACCAATTGAATCCACAGCTGTTTTCTTTGCTGGGGGCGATACATGAGACGGGTAAGTTAACGGCCGCCACGTCGCAAATAGGCATCTCCTACCGACATGGCTGGAACCTTCTGAATACCTGGGCGGCGTTCTTTGGTTTGCCGCTGGTGGATATGCAGAAGGGTAAAGGGGCAACACTGTCGGCGCTGGGGGAAAAACTACTCTGGGCTGAACAGCGGGTACTGGCGCGACTGGAGCCCCAGTTAGACAGTCTGGCCTCCGAGCTGAACCTGGAAATTCACCGGGCTCTGGAAGGGGTCAGCCCACTGTTGCGGCTGCACGCCAGTTACGGTTATGCGGTGGCCCTGTTACCGGAGTTTTCCGGTGATATCCAGCTGGACCTGCAGTATAAAAGTGCCGAGGAAGCACTGGCCTCCCTTAACCGGGGTGTCTGTGATGTTGCGGGGTTCCATGTGCCGGTGAATGGCCGGGCAGGGGGCATGAGTGATGCCCTCTATGACACCTACAACCGACACCTGAAGCCCCGGGGACATAAGATTATCAAGTTTATTACCCGTCAGCAGGGGCTGATGGTAAAGCCCGGTAATCCACAGCAGATTAGCGGGCTGAAAGATCTGTTGCGTAAAGAGGTGAAGTTCATCAACCGGCAGAAAGACTCTGGCACCCGCGCACTGCTCGATGAACTGCTGCGTCGCGAGGGGATTAACAGTAAAAAGATCACCGGTTTCGCCGATGAAGAGTTCACTCACTCTGCAGTAGCCGCCTTCGTCGCCGCCGGCATGGCGGATGTGGGGATGGGGGTAAAAGCGGCGGCCAGCCAGTTTGGTCTTGATTTTATACCGTTATCTTCAGAGCATTATCTGTTGGTGTGCCACAACAAAACCCTCAAACAGGAAGCGATGCTGCGATTGTTGAAGAGCATCCGCGGCGAGGCATTCCAGCAGGCGGTCATAAAACTGCCGGGGTATTCGCCGGATTGTTGTGGCGAGGTAGTGTCGGTGGACAGTATCTTTACCGGATAG
- a CDS encoding formate dehydrogenase subunit gamma, which translates to MTAVNEQMLPVVSEVISGLQHKPGALLPILHEIQNRLGYIPPESVPLIAEALNQSRADIHGVISFYHQFRTTAPGRHTVEVCRAEACQSMGARQLEAYAKATLGVDYHGTTSDQNITLEEVYCLGNCACSPSVRINDEIVGRVTPEKFDQLIDELRSQPLEVH; encoded by the coding sequence ATGACCGCAGTTAACGAGCAGATGTTGCCGGTAGTCAGTGAAGTCATCTCCGGTTTACAGCATAAACCCGGAGCCCTGCTACCGATCCTCCACGAGATCCAGAATCGGTTGGGCTACATCCCGCCAGAATCTGTCCCGCTGATCGCCGAAGCACTGAACCAATCCCGCGCAGATATTCATGGTGTCATCAGTTTCTATCACCAGTTCCGTACCACTGCACCGGGCAGACACACCGTTGAAGTGTGTCGCGCTGAAGCCTGTCAGTCGATGGGCGCGCGCCAGCTGGAAGCCTATGCAAAGGCAACCCTGGGTGTGGACTATCACGGCACCACCAGCGATCAGAACATCACCCTGGAAGAGGTTTACTGCCTGGGGAACTGTGCCTGCTCCCCTTCGGTCAGAATCAATGATGAGATCGTCGGCCGGGTGACCCCGGAGAAGTTTGATCAGTTGATCGATGAACTGCGTTCACAACCCCTGGAGGTGCACTGA
- a CDS encoding response regulator: protein MSAFQKILKVRRHYNKWVADQTLEDYALRFTARKGRHMSISRVGKTALGAASFLALEGLAAAVTLSYGFTNTVLAMVAVCIVLFITGFPIAYYSAKHGLDIDLLTRGAGFGYLGSTLTSLIYASFTFIFFAIEAAILASALKALFGIPLALGYLLCALAVIPIVTHGITAISRFQVGTHNLWVALQLAAIVVVLGYEFDSLQGWTEFSPGMAATASGEFDIIMFGAAVSVFFALFAQIGEQVDYLRFMPEKTEANKKQWWFWLILAGPGWVFTGMIKMLLGSFLAYLAITQGMSVVEASDPTYMYQRVFQLMTGSPEIALLLAALMVVVCQMKINVTNAYAGSIAWSNFFSRLTHSHPGRVVWLVFNVTIALILMELGIYQALEAILGIFAIIAISWLASLSADLLINKPLGLSPPEIEFKRGHLYDINPVGMGSMVISTALGMLSYLGLFGEEARNLCHFVSLISCFVCVPLIAWLTGGRYYIARTNEELNQYIRLVPTPDEARTVSIVTCGLCENDFEREDMSYCPAYDLPICSLCCSLDVRCLDNCKPKARLSRQVMEMLHLFLPRRAVKLVSSRLGKFIALLLVVNLVLGALLAVIYRQLAPATPEETALVLQTIWTLFFTLFIASGVVTWLFLLTHESRVVAQQESNRQTMKLTREIDAHEQTDLELQQAKELAERANAAKSRYLSGISHELRTPLQSILGYAQLLRERSSLQPDQQRGLDIIHRSGLYLTDLIEGLLDISKIEAGRLDLYRNQVNLPELIEQLAEMFRLQALQKGIEFNCYIADPLPQRIVTDEKRLRQILINLLSNAVKYTPTGRIDFDIHYRNQVAEFAIRDTGPGIDQYQMQRIFAPFERIRNQDTAHLPGTGLGLTIVKLLTEIMGGDLQVDSNPGTGSCFRVSMMLPWVSNEALTPLLQEQRIIGYEGYQRTLCLVDDDPVLRGLLADILMPLGFSIIEAQDAEACLAQLQHSEADLFLLDISMPGMSGLQLASILRQRKVPGKIVMLSADARELSATEDGHDSYDDYLVKPVANHQLLETLGRHLQLKWIYRGDSEPLKADEVVAAEPPVSAGQGIEILQPGHPLLLELKNCAELGYNKGVMQCLKEIEGLAIMSPGALTYLRQLSESFLFSKLVACLETPNQ from the coding sequence ATGTCAGCATTCCAGAAAATCCTTAAAGTGCGACGTCACTATAACAAGTGGGTTGCCGACCAGACGCTGGAGGATTACGCGTTGCGGTTTACCGCGCGTAAAGGGCGTCATATGAGTATCTCCCGGGTGGGTAAAACCGCGCTGGGGGCGGCGTCATTTCTGGCACTCGAAGGGCTGGCAGCGGCAGTAACGCTGAGCTATGGCTTTACCAATACCGTGTTGGCGATGGTGGCGGTGTGTATTGTGCTGTTTATCACCGGCTTTCCGATTGCCTATTACTCAGCCAAACACGGGCTGGATATCGATCTGCTGACCCGGGGCGCCGGGTTTGGTTATCTCGGGTCTACCCTGACGTCGCTAATTTATGCCTCCTTTACCTTTATCTTTTTTGCCATCGAGGCGGCTATTCTGGCCTCTGCGCTGAAGGCGTTGTTCGGCATTCCGCTGGCGCTGGGATACCTCCTCTGTGCCCTTGCCGTGATTCCGATTGTGACCCACGGGATTACTGCGATCAGCCGGTTTCAGGTGGGCACCCATAATCTCTGGGTGGCGCTGCAGCTGGCGGCAATCGTCGTGGTACTCGGGTATGAATTCGACAGTTTACAGGGCTGGACCGAGTTCAGTCCGGGAATGGCGGCCACCGCCAGCGGCGAGTTTGATATCATTATGTTTGGTGCCGCGGTGTCGGTGTTTTTTGCTCTGTTTGCGCAGATCGGTGAGCAGGTGGATTATCTGCGCTTTATGCCGGAGAAGACCGAAGCGAACAAGAAACAGTGGTGGTTCTGGCTGATTCTGGCCGGTCCCGGCTGGGTCTTCACCGGCATGATCAAGATGTTGCTGGGATCGTTTCTGGCCTATCTGGCGATCACGCAGGGGATGAGTGTGGTCGAGGCGTCTGATCCGACCTATATGTATCAGCGGGTGTTTCAGTTGATGACCGGCTCACCCGAGATCGCGCTGCTGCTGGCGGCACTGATGGTGGTGGTCTGCCAGATGAAGATCAATGTCACCAATGCCTATGCCGGCTCTATCGCCTGGTCGAACTTCTTCTCCCGACTGACCCACAGCCACCCGGGGCGGGTGGTCTGGCTGGTGTTTAATGTCACTATCGCCCTGATTCTGATGGAACTGGGGATCTATCAGGCGCTGGAAGCGATTCTGGGGATCTTTGCCATTATTGCCATCAGCTGGCTGGCGTCATTGTCGGCGGATCTGCTGATCAATAAGCCGCTGGGGCTGAGCCCGCCTGAAATTGAGTTTAAGCGCGGCCATCTGTATGACATTAACCCGGTAGGTATGGGGTCGATGGTGATCTCTACGGCGCTGGGAATGCTGAGCTATCTGGGTCTGTTTGGCGAAGAAGCCCGCAATCTGTGTCACTTTGTCAGTCTGATCAGCTGTTTTGTCTGTGTGCCACTGATCGCCTGGCTGACCGGTGGCCGCTACTATATCGCCCGAACGAACGAAGAGCTGAACCAGTATATCCGTCTGGTGCCGACGCCGGATGAGGCGCGAACCGTCAGTATTGTCACCTGCGGTCTCTGTGAAAATGATTTTGAGCGGGAGGATATGAGCTACTGTCCCGCCTATGATCTGCCGATCTGCTCGCTGTGTTGTTCGCTGGATGTGCGCTGTCTGGATAACTGTAAGCCCAAGGCGCGCTTGTCCCGCCAGGTGATGGAGATGCTGCATCTGTTTCTGCCGCGCCGGGCGGTCAAGCTGGTCAGTTCCCGGCTGGGTAAGTTTATCGCCCTGTTGCTGGTGGTGAACCTGGTACTGGGGGCGTTGCTGGCGGTGATCTACCGGCAGCTGGCACCGGCCACACCGGAGGAAACCGCGCTGGTGTTACAGACCATCTGGACCCTGTTTTTTACCCTGTTTATCGCCTCCGGGGTGGTCACCTGGCTGTTCCTGCTAACCCATGAAAGCCGGGTGGTGGCGCAGCAGGAATCGAACCGCCAGACCATGAAACTGACCCGCGAGATCGACGCGCACGAACAAACCGATCTGGAACTGCAGCAGGCCAAAGAGCTGGCAGAGCGGGCCAATGCCGCCAAGAGTCGTTACCTCTCCGGCATCAGTCATGAACTGCGCACCCCATTGCAGTCCATTCTGGGGTATGCGCAGCTACTGCGCGAACGCTCCAGCCTGCAGCCGGATCAGCAACGCGGGCTGGATATTATTCATCGCAGTGGTCTCTATCTCACCGACCTGATTGAAGGGTTGCTGGATATCTCCAAAATCGAGGCGGGCCGGCTGGATCTCTACCGCAATCAGGTGAATCTGCCGGAACTGATCGAGCAACTGGCGGAGATGTTTCGCCTGCAGGCGCTGCAGAAAGGCATAGAGTTTAACTGCTATATCGCCGACCCACTGCCGCAGCGCATCGTCACTGACGAGAAGCGTCTGCGCCAGATTCTGATCAACCTGCTGTCCAATGCAGTGAAGTATACCCCGACAGGGCGGATCGATTTTGATATCCACTACCGTAATCAGGTGGCGGAGTTCGCGATCCGGGATACCGGTCCGGGTATCGATCAATACCAGATGCAGCGGATCTTTGCGCCGTTTGAGCGGATTCGTAATCAGGATACCGCGCACCTGCCGGGCACCGGCCTGGGCCTCACCATCGTTAAGCTGCTGACCGAGATTATGGGGGGCGATCTGCAGGTGGATAGCAATCCGGGGACCGGCAGTTGTTTCCGGGTGTCGATGATGCTGCCCTGGGTCAGCAACGAGGCGCTGACGCCGCTGCTGCAGGAGCAGCGGATCATCGGCTACGAAGGCTATCAGCGCACCCTCTGTCTGGTGGATGACGATCCGGTATTGCGGGGGCTGCTGGCCGATATTCTGATGCCGCTGGGCTTCAGCATTATTGAAGCGCAGGATGCCGAGGCCTGTCTGGCGCAGTTGCAGCACAGTGAAGCGGATCTGTTCCTGCTGGATATCTCCATGCCGGGGATGTCGGGGCTGCAACTGGCCAGTATTCTGCGCCAGCGTAAGGTGCCGGGGAAGATCGTCATGCTGTCCGCCGATGCCCGGGAACTCTCCGCCACAGAGGATGGCCACGACAGTTACGACGACTATCTGGTTAAGCCAGTTGCCAATCATCAGCTGCTGGAAACTCTGGGGCGGCATCTGCAGCTGAAATGGATTTACCGGGGCGATTCAGAACCCCTCAAAGCAGACGAGGTGGTTGCAGCAGAACCCCCGGTGTCTGCGGGACAGGGAATTGAGATCCTGCAGCCGGGGCATCCGTTGCTGCTGGAACTGAAAAACTGCGCCGAACTGGGCTACAACAAAGGGGTGATGCAGTGTCTGAAAGAGATTGAGGGGCTGGCGATTATGTCGCCGGGCGCCTTAACCTATCTGCGGCAGCTCAGTGAGAGTTTTCTGTTTAGTAAGCTGGTCGCGTGTCTGGAGACCCCGAATCAATGA
- a CDS encoding TonB-dependent receptor — MDRKFVFTGLIYAVIGMSLGIFMAASHNHEQMVTHAHIMLAGFVVSFIYALCHKLWLGGAINTLKKVQFYVHQIGIAVLFLGLFLLYGGFIPMETIDPVLALASFFVLAGMIMMLILFIKSDEARQRA; from the coding sequence ATGGATAGGAAGTTTGTTTTCACCGGTTTGATCTATGCTGTCATCGGCATGTCTTTAGGCATTTTCATGGCAGCATCACATAATCATGAACAGATGGTCACCCATGCTCACATCATGCTGGCAGGGTTTGTGGTGTCATTTATATACGCGCTTTGCCACAAGTTATGGCTCGGTGGCGCCATCAACACACTGAAAAAAGTCCAGTTCTATGTGCATCAAATCGGTATTGCTGTTCTGTTTCTGGGGCTGTTCCTGCTCTATGGCGGCTTTATCCCTATGGAGACCATCGATCCGGTCCTCGCCCTGGCATCTTTTTTTGTCCTCGCCGGCATGATCATGATGCTGATACTTTTCATCAAATCCGATGAAGCCAGACAGCGGGCCTGA
- a CDS encoding formate dehydrogenase subunit delta yields the protein MGQYQLNSLIKMANQIAANNTHIGDETAEAAMVANHLSKFWARSMKAQIRDYLESDGSELLPIAKKAVAQLGS from the coding sequence ATGGGACAATACCAACTTAACAGCCTGATCAAAATGGCCAACCAGATCGCGGCGAATAACACCCATATCGGCGACGAAACCGCCGAAGCTGCGATGGTCGCAAACCATCTCAGCAAGTTTTGGGCGCGTTCGATGAAGGCCCAGATCAGGGATTATCTTGAAAGTGACGGCAGTGAATTGCTGCCAATTGCTAAGAAGGCCGTCGCCCAATTAGGCAGCTAA
- a CDS encoding NADH-quinone oxidoreductase subunit NuoF: MSDSVTKIYIPRDTTALAMGADRLAREIAAEAANRGETVEIIRNGSRGLFWLEPLVEVDTTAGRVAYGPVECKDIDSLFDQSFLLGENTHPLCQGLTEEIPYLKKQQRLTFARAGLTDPVSLDDYQQLDGFNGLKKALQIDGQAIVDEVKTSGLRGRGGAAFPTGIKWQTVLNANPGETGQKYIVCNADEGDSGTFADRMVMEADPYMLIEGMTIAGLAVGADQGYIYLRSEYPVAHQILNEAIAKAEHAGFLGTNILGSGKTFNLEVRLGAKAYICGEETSLLESLEGKRGMVRAKPPLPAIVGLFGQPTIVNNVLSLAAIPYILSNGGQAYADYGMGRSLGTLPFQLAGNIKQGGLIELAFGVTLRELLEEYGGGTFTGRPMRAVQVGGPLCAYLPESQWDTPMDYEAFQAIGAGLGHGGIVVFDDTVDMSEQARFSMEFCVAESCGKCTPCRIGSTRGVEVIDRIRNNENRAENMELLSDLCETMIDGSLCAMGGMTPFPVQSAVKYFPDDFDRQTQNSEGGA, encoded by the coding sequence ATGAGCGATTCAGTGACAAAGATTTATATCCCACGGGATACCACTGCACTGGCAATGGGTGCCGACCGACTGGCCCGTGAAATCGCGGCGGAAGCGGCTAACCGGGGTGAAACGGTTGAGATTATCCGTAACGGCTCCCGTGGTCTGTTCTGGCTGGAACCGCTGGTCGAGGTGGACACAACGGCCGGGCGGGTCGCCTACGGCCCGGTGGAATGCAAGGATATCGATAGCCTGTTTGATCAGTCTTTCCTGTTGGGCGAGAACACTCACCCACTGTGTCAGGGACTCACCGAAGAGATCCCCTACCTGAAGAAACAACAGCGACTCACCTTTGCCCGTGCCGGTCTTACTGATCCGGTTTCACTGGACGATTATCAGCAACTGGATGGCTTCAACGGCCTGAAAAAAGCGCTGCAGATCGATGGTCAGGCAATTGTTGATGAGGTGAAAACGTCTGGCCTGCGGGGCCGCGGCGGTGCAGCGTTCCCGACCGGGATCAAGTGGCAAACCGTGCTCAATGCGAATCCGGGTGAAACCGGACAGAAATATATCGTCTGCAACGCGGATGAGGGTGACTCGGGAACCTTCGCCGACCGGATGGTAATGGAAGCCGACCCCTATATGCTGATCGAGGGTATGACCATCGCCGGTCTCGCGGTCGGTGCCGATCAGGGCTATATCTATCTGCGCTCCGAATATCCGGTGGCCCATCAGATTCTTAACGAAGCCATTGCCAAAGCGGAACACGCGGGCTTCCTGGGAACAAATATCCTCGGTAGCGGTAAAACCTTTAACCTCGAAGTAAGACTGGGCGCCAAAGCCTACATTTGTGGTGAAGAGACCTCGCTGCTGGAAAGCCTTGAGGGCAAACGCGGCATGGTGCGGGCCAAACCGCCACTGCCGGCAATTGTCGGACTGTTTGGTCAGCCAACTATTGTTAATAACGTGCTGTCGCTGGCGGCGATCCCCTACATTCTCTCCAACGGCGGTCAGGCGTATGCCGATTACGGTATGGGTCGCTCCCTTGGCACCCTGCCCTTCCAACTGGCAGGCAATATTAAACAGGGCGGCCTGATTGAGCTGGCCTTTGGTGTCACTCTGCGCGAGCTGCTGGAAGAGTATGGCGGTGGCACGTTCACTGGCCGGCCGATGCGGGCGGTGCAGGTGGGCGGACCACTGTGTGCCTATCTGCCGGAGAGCCAGTGGGATACACCGATGGATTATGAAGCCTTCCAGGCGATCGGTGCAGGCCTTGGACACGGCGGCATCGTGGTTTTCGATGACACGGTGGATATGTCGGAGCAGGCTCGCTTCTCAATGGAATTCTGTGTCGCTGAATCCTGCGGTAAATGTACTCCCTGCCGGATCGGTTCGACCCGCGGCGTCGAGGTAATCGACCGGATTCGTAACAATGAAAACCGCGCCGAGAATATGGAACTGCTGAGCGATCTGTGCGAAACCATGATCGACGGTTCTTTATGCGCCATGGGCGGCATGACCCCCTTCCCGGTACAGAGTGCCGTAAAATATTTCCCTGACGACTTTGATCGACAAACCCAGAACAGCGAAGGAGGTGCCTGA
- the fdhD gene encoding formate dehydrogenase accessory sulfurtransferase FdhD: MAIKKLKQGDPETRVTVEGCYKQSAVIRWQQGQTLDALDSIAEEIPVAMIYNGISHVVMMASPCDLEDFALGFSLSEGIIRKPEEIYGLDVVMADPQSLAAGIEIQISITTQRSMQLKQRRRNLTGRTGCGLCGAESLQQAIRPVKPVPPLPPAAPAAVQAAISQLTEKQPLQAITGACHGAAWCDKGGNIQLLREDVGRHNALDKLLGALQRENTDLSDGFALVSSRASYEMVHKASSCGISTLVAVSAPTGLALNLAKQAGLNLIGFARTGRHVIYNQAEIADSEE; encoded by the coding sequence ATGGCAATCAAAAAACTCAAACAGGGCGATCCTGAAACCAGAGTAACGGTGGAAGGCTGCTATAAGCAGTCCGCCGTTATCCGCTGGCAACAGGGGCAGACGCTGGATGCCCTGGACAGTATCGCCGAAGAGATTCCGGTTGCCATGATCTACAACGGCATATCGCATGTGGTCATGATGGCCAGCCCCTGCGATCTGGAAGACTTTGCACTGGGGTTCAGCCTGAGCGAAGGCATCATCAGGAAACCGGAAGAGATCTACGGACTGGATGTGGTGATGGCCGACCCTCAATCTCTGGCGGCCGGTATCGAAATTCAGATATCGATCACCACTCAGCGCTCAATGCAGCTGAAACAGCGGCGCCGCAATCTCACCGGTCGTACCGGTTGCGGTCTCTGTGGTGCCGAATCACTGCAGCAGGCGATCCGTCCGGTAAAACCGGTACCGCCTCTGCCACCCGCCGCGCCAGCAGCGGTGCAGGCTGCCATCAGCCAACTGACTGAAAAACAACCCCTGCAGGCGATTACCGGTGCCTGCCATGGAGCCGCCTGGTGTGACAAGGGGGGCAATATACAGCTACTCAGAGAAGACGTCGGCCGCCATAACGCCCTGGATAAACTACTGGGCGCACTGCAACGGGAAAATACTGACCTGAGCGATGGCTTCGCGCTGGTTTCCAGCCGCGCCAGTTACGAGATGGTACACAAGGCTTCCAGCTGCGGCATCAGCACTCTGGTCGCGGTTTCCGCGCCCACAGGGCTCGCGCTGAACCTGGCAAAACAGGCCGGATTAAACCTGATCGGATTTGCACGCACCGGCAGACATGTCATTTACAATCAGGCTGAAATTGCTGATTCAGAGGAATAA
- the fdhF gene encoding formate dehydrogenase subunit alpha, protein MLQYFDPDKDYGTPASVSENLITLEIDGVSITVPEGTSVLRAAAEADINIPKLCASDNLEAFGSCRICAVEIEGRRGTPASCTTPAEAGMKVTTQNPRLGKLRRNIMELYISDHPLDCLTCPANGNCELQDVAGEVGLREVRYGFSGENHLEAEKDHSNPYFSFDPSKCIVCSRCVRACSEVQGTFALTIDGRGFDSKVSPGQNQDFLDSECVSCGACVQACPTSTLMEKSVIDAGQPEHSVVTTCAYCGVGCQFKAEMKGSEVIRMVPYKGGQANHGHSCVKGRFAFGYATHEDRITQPMVRDSIDQPWKEVSWDEALNFAATKLRGIQDKYGRESIGGITSSRCTNEETYLVQKLIRAAFGNNNTDTCARVCHSPTGYGLKTTLGESAGTQTFDSVMYTDTVLVIGANPTDAHPVFGSLLKKRLRQGAKLIVADPRRIDLVKSPHVQTQHHLTLRPGSNVAFINAMAHVIMSEGLEDKAFIAERCETEAFNAWRSFISEERHSPENTEAITGIPAAELRSAARIYANAKNAAIYYGLGVTEHSQGSSMVMGIANLALATGNIGREGVGVNPLRGQNNVQGSCDMGSFPHELPGYQHVSDDAVRARFESVWGVKLDDEPGLRIPNMFDAALDGTYKGMYCQGEDIAQSDPNTNHVQAALRSLECLVVQDIFLNETAKFAHVFLPGSSFLEKDGTFTNAERRINRVRKVMPPLAGMQDWEVTQALSNAMGYPMNYSHPSAIMDEIAQLTPTFTNVSYERLDELGSIQWPCNDAAPEGTPIMHLESFPIGKGHFAITEYVATEERSTRKYPLLLTTGRILSQYNVGAQTRRTDNQIWHDEDVLELHPQDAEDRGLKDGDWVGVTSRAGETVMRTKISDRMQPGVVYTTFHHPDSGANVVTTDNSDWATNCPEYKVTAVQAVKVTEPSDWQQRYREFNQKQLGYLNKARQKEPAAAGK, encoded by the coding sequence ATGCTGCAATACTTTGATCCAGATAAAGATTACGGCACCCCTGCCAGTGTTTCAGAAAACCTGATCACGCTGGAAATCGACGGTGTCAGTATCACTGTGCCAGAGGGCACATCGGTTTTACGCGCGGCTGCAGAAGCGGATATCAATATTCCTAAACTGTGCGCCTCGGATAACCTCGAAGCGTTCGGCTCCTGCCGTATCTGTGCGGTAGAGATCGAGGGCCGGCGCGGCACCCCGGCCTCCTGCACCACACCGGCTGAAGCGGGCATGAAAGTGACCACCCAGAATCCACGTCTGGGCAAACTGCGTCGCAATATTATGGAGCTGTATATCTCCGACCACCCGCTGGACTGCCTTACCTGTCCAGCCAACGGCAATTGCGAATTACAGGATGTTGCCGGTGAAGTCGGACTGCGGGAAGTGCGTTACGGCTTCAGCGGAGAGAATCACCTGGAGGCCGAAAAAGACCACTCTAACCCTTATTTCAGTTTCGATCCGAGCAAATGTATCGTCTGCTCACGCTGCGTTCGTGCCTGCAGTGAAGTTCAGGGCACCTTTGCCCTGACGATTGATGGCCGCGGCTTCGATTCTAAGGTTTCCCCCGGGCAGAACCAGGACTTCCTCGATTCCGAGTGTGTTTCCTGTGGTGCCTGCGTACAGGCCTGCCCGACCTCAACCCTGATGGAAAAATCGGTCATTGATGCCGGCCAGCCAGAGCATAGCGTAGTTACCACCTGTGCCTACTGCGGCGTTGGCTGTCAGTTCAAGGCGGAGATGAAAGGCAGCGAAGTGATCCGCATGGTGCCCTATAAAGGCGGCCAGGCAAATCACGGTCACTCCTGCGTCAAAGGCCGTTTCGCCTTTGGTTACGCTACCCATGAGGATCGCATTACTCAACCGATGGTGCGCGACTCTATCGATCAGCCGTGGAAGGAAGTCAGCTGGGATGAAGCCCTGAACTTTGCCGCCACTAAACTGCGCGGCATTCAGGATAAGTATGGCCGCGAAAGTATCGGCGGTATTACCTCTTCCCGCTGTACCAATGAAGAAACCTATCTGGTTCAGAAACTGATCCGGGCAGCCTTCGGTAACAACAACACCGATACCTGTGCCCGGGTGTGTCACTCACCAACCGGTTATGGTCTGAAAACCACGCTGGGTGAATCGGCGGGTACACAGACCTTTGACTCGGTGATGTACACCGATACAGTGCTGGTGATCGGTGCAAACCCCACCGACGCTCACCCGGTATTCGGCTCGCTGCTGAAAAAGCGTCTGCGTCAGGGTGCTAAGCTGATCGTTGCCGACCCACGTCGCATCGATCTGGTAAAAAGCCCTCACGTCCAGACACAGCATCACCTGACCCTGCGTCCCGGCAGCAACGTCGCGTTTATCAATGCGATGGCGCACGTCATTATGAGCGAAGGACTGGAAGACAAAGCCTTTATCGCCGAGCGTTGTGAAACCGAAGCCTTTAATGCATGGCGCAGCTTTATCAGTGAAGAGCGCCATTCACCGGAGAACACCGAAGCGATCACCGGTATCCCTGCCGCTGAGTTGCGCAGTGCGGCACGCATCTATGCGAATGCCAAAAACGCTGCCATCTACTACGGCCTGGGCGTTACCGAACACAGTCAGGGCTCCAGCATGGTGATGGGTATCGCTAACCTGGCGCTGGCAACCGGCAACATCGGTCGTGAAGGGGTCGGCGTTAACCCGCTACGGGGTCAGAACAACGTTCAGGGTTCCTGTGATATGGGTTCCTTCCCGCACGAACTGCCGGGCTATCAGCATGTCTCTGACGATGCCGTCCGGGCACGGTTTGAGTCGGTCTGGGGCGTAAAACTGGATGACGAACCGGGCTTGCGGATCCCCAATATGTTCGATGCGGCGCTGGATGGCACCTATAAAGGGATGTACTGCCAGGGTGAAGATATCGCTCAGTCAGACCCCAACACCAACCATGTGCAGGCCGCTTTGCGCTCACTGGAGTGTCTGGTGGTGCAGGATATCTTCCTCAATGAAACGGCCAAGTTTGCCCATGTATTCCTGCCTGGTTCCTCCTTCCTCGAAAAGGATGGCACCTTCACCAACGCCGAGCGCCGTATCAACCGGGTACGCAAAGTGATGCCGCCTCTGGCAGGTATGCAGGACTGGGAGGTCACCCAGGCGCTCTCCAATGCCATGGGCTATCCGATGAACTACAGCCATCCGTCCGCCATTATGGATGAGATAGCGCAACTGACACCGACCTTTACCAACGTCAGTTATGAACGTCTCGATGAGCTGGGCAGCATTCAGTGGCCCTGCAATGACGCAGCCCCGGAAGGCACACCTATCATGCATCTGGAAAGCTTCCCGATCGGCAAGGGGCATTTTGCCATTACCGAGTACGTGGCCACCGAAGAGCGTTCAACCCGGAAGTATCCACTACTGCTGACCACTGGCCGGATTTTGTCACAGTACAATGTGGGCGCGCAGACGCGGCGTACCGATAATCAGATCTGGCACGATGAAGATGTGCTGGAACTGCATCCGCAGGATGCTGAAGATCGCGGCCTGAAAGATGGCGACTGGGTCGGTGTTACCAGCCGTGCCGGTGAAACCGTGATGCGTACTAAAATCTCTGACCGGATGCAGCCGGGCGTGGTCTACACCACCTTCCATCATCCGGACAGCGGCGCCAATGTGGTCACCACCGATAACTCAGACTGGGCCACCAACTGTCCCGAGTACAAGGTAACTGCGGTACAGGCCGTGAAAGTAACTGAACCATCGGACTGGCAGCAACGCTATCGTGAATTTAACCAGAAGCAGCTAGGCTACCTTAACAAAGCACGCCAAAAAGAGCCGGCAGCTGCGGGAAAGTAA